In Synechococcus sp. CC9616, the following are encoded in one genomic region:
- the rlmB gene encoding 23S rRNA (guanosine(2251)-2'-O)-methyltransferase RlmB: protein MIWGRHASLAALESGRPIHRIWCTPEMRSAAKFLQLLRDAKSSGVLVEEVTWARLGQVTGGSVHQGIALQTAAADTLDLDSLINGCKELGEAPLLLALDGVTDPHNLGAVVRSAEAMGAHGVVLPQRRSAGLTGSVAKVAAGALEHMPVARVVNLNRSLEKLKDSGYRVIGLASEGDTTLLDVDLEGPLVLVTGSESQGLSLLTRRHCDHLVRIPLRGVTPSLNASVATALCVYEVARRGWMKDIHGQAPSPPMTRPKTAPVNEPVQQEQPSQSEQPSQSEQPLKSEETDSSEQIDPSTHPSQSEQPLASEQPLASEQPLASEQPPESEQPLASEQPDQNQQPVQNQNLPLDDASDAELPEVALDLSQPPDSTSIRFDQSIQLSS, encoded by the coding sequence GGAATCCGGCCGCCCGATTCATCGCATCTGGTGCACTCCTGAGATGCGCAGCGCAGCCAAGTTCCTGCAGCTTCTCCGTGATGCCAAAAGCTCGGGCGTTCTTGTTGAGGAGGTCACCTGGGCCCGTCTTGGTCAGGTCACAGGTGGTTCGGTGCACCAGGGAATTGCCCTGCAGACGGCCGCTGCAGACACCCTTGATCTCGACTCCCTGATCAACGGTTGCAAGGAACTCGGTGAGGCTCCGCTGTTGCTGGCCCTCGATGGCGTCACTGACCCTCACAATCTCGGTGCTGTGGTGCGTTCCGCCGAAGCGATGGGAGCCCATGGAGTGGTTCTCCCTCAGCGCCGCAGTGCAGGACTGACCGGTTCCGTCGCCAAGGTTGCAGCGGGTGCACTTGAGCACATGCCGGTGGCCAGGGTTGTCAATCTCAATCGATCGCTCGAGAAACTCAAAGACTCGGGATATCGCGTGATTGGTCTTGCATCAGAAGGGGATACGACATTGCTTGACGTGGACTTGGAGGGGCCGCTGGTCTTGGTGACCGGTTCCGAGAGCCAGGGCCTTTCTTTGCTCACCCGTCGCCACTGTGATCATCTGGTTCGGATCCCACTGCGCGGCGTCACCCCCAGCCTGAATGCCTCTGTGGCAACAGCACTGTGCGTTTACGAAGTGGCCCGTCGTGGCTGGATGAAGGACATTCATGGTCAGGCACCGTCTCCCCCGATGACCAGGCCGAAAACAGCACCTGTTAATGAGCCTGTTCAGCAAGAACAGCCTTCTCAGTCAGAACAGCCTTCTCAGTCAGAACAGCCGCTCAAATCAGAAGAGACCGATTCATCAGAACAAATCGATCCATCAACACATCCATCCCAATCAGAACAACCTCTTGCATCGGAACAGCCTCTTGCATCGGAACAGCCTCTTGCATCGGAACAGCCTCCTGAGTCAGAACAGCCTCTTGCGTCAGAGCAACCTGATCAAAACCAACAGCCTGTCCAAAACCAAAATCTGCCTCTCGACGATGCTTCAGACGCTGAGTTGCCAGAGGTTGCTTTGGATCTCAGTCAACCGCCCGACAGCACCTCGATCCGGTTTGATCAGAGCA